A single window of Desulfovibrio desulfuricans DNA harbors:
- the hmcB gene encoding sulfate respiration complex iron-sulfur protein HmcB has protein sequence MRRRQFLKILGLGGMAGAALPGAAGAAPFAYDGSPDAVGVLHDSVRCIGCRKCEEGCQKVNADVLPPLEKPVDDSSVFEQTRRPTFKAYTVVNKYQPEGHAPMFRKLQCNHCQEPACASACFVKAFVKTEEGPVVYNPKLCVGCRYCMMACPFYVPAYDYNNAWNPLVYKCTMCAPRLKQGLLPGCVEACPKEALVFGRRSDLVKLARRRIMDNPGMYEDHIYGEHEMGGTNWLYLSPVPHADLGQPDVPAVSAPELTRGMLGSIAVIAGIWPVILGGAYSMSKHYKKMVEQARCEGAQQAKGQSCADAHAENSAQACGCKPADHNPEKGQGGGQC, from the coding sequence ATGCGGCGCAGACAGTTTTTGAAAATATTGGGCCTCGGCGGCATGGCCGGAGCCGCGCTTCCCGGTGCTGCCGGGGCAGCCCCCTTTGCCTATGACGGCAGCCCCGATGCCGTGGGCGTGCTGCACGATTCAGTGCGCTGCATCGGCTGCCGCAAGTGCGAGGAAGGCTGCCAGAAGGTCAATGCCGACGTGCTGCCGCCTCTGGAAAAGCCCGTTGACGACAGTTCGGTATTTGAGCAGACCCGCAGGCCCACATTCAAGGCCTATACGGTGGTCAACAAATATCAGCCGGAAGGGCATGCCCCCATGTTCCGCAAGTTGCAGTGCAATCATTGCCAGGAACCGGCCTGCGCTTCGGCCTGTTTTGTCAAAGCCTTTGTAAAAACAGAGGAAGGCCCGGTAGTGTACAACCCCAAGCTTTGCGTGGGGTGCCGCTACTGCATGATGGCCTGTCCTTTCTACGTGCCTGCCTACGACTACAACAACGCCTGGAATCCGCTGGTGTACAAGTGCACCATGTGCGCCCCGCGCCTCAAGCAGGGCTTGCTGCCCGGCTGCGTGGAGGCCTGCCCCAAGGAGGCTCTGGTCTTTGGGCGGCGCAGCGACCTTGTTAAACTGGCCCGCCGCCGCATCATGGACAATCCCGGCATGTACGAAGACCACATCTATGGCGAACACGAGATGGGCGGCACCAACTGGCTGTACCTCTCGCCCGTGCCGCATGCCGATCTGGGGCAGCCGGATGTGCCTGCTGTTTCCGCGCCGGAACTTACGCGCGGCATGCTTGGCTCCATTGCCGTTATTGCCGGAATATGGCCGGTGATTCTGGGCGGCGCGTATTCCATGAGCAAGCATTACAAAAAAATGGTGGAGCAGGCCCGTTGCGAGGGTGCGCAGCAGGCAAAAGGCCAGAGCTGCGCTGACGCCCATGCAGAAAACAGCGCACAAGCCTGCGGCTGCAAGCCCGCTGACCATAATCCTGAAAAGGGCCAGGGAGGCGGACAATGCTGA
- a CDS encoding aldehyde ferredoxin oxidoreductase: MARKFGGYQGKGLRVNLSTGRITVEDTYQYLDLIGGTGLGYKVFWDEVPPKTKAYDEANKIVFAVGPLAGTGVLCSGRTAVTTIMPVSWPQHLIGSGHMGGNFAEHLKYAGYDFLIIEGKAERPVWLHVRDGKAWLKDASHVWGQGTRRTTRVISEEVGADGTVAAIGPAGENLVPYSVVVNSRAHTAGCGIGAVMGSKMLKAIALQGSQPVHIAGDKADWEKLINYHRTIIGANNQHVVPNFPSPLFEYWDAGSRWVGAPGKRWGASEAPVTLTNDVRSLNRISYRTNNAAYFLGDNVWQYTVRNNGCFSCPIRCYTVMKDEDTAAKFGVSPIQFNTCVGMFGGREWFPKLSRKKSDLARQAGFVGIELMDDLGVWENYGQLFRDFSNMYEDGIWKQKLGADEYKSIPWEMVDACNPEFIKTAVHRIAYKEGEFGQLLGMGTGYMIEKMGIPEEKWKDDHRTVYWKMGHPKHHANEDDGQTGCVINTQYNRDPMCHSNCNFVRSGLPIDVQKRLAEHFWGSADAVDAIGDYKPTNKYKMIRAKWSIERKELHDMLSFCNWMGPWISTPNKQDGYMGDNSLESKYYRVLTGHNLDVKELDRCAERAFNLHRAYTARQMQTTDMRKKHDQYPNWLFEDKKNKAPFTKGTIRMDKADIEKSLDLFYEVQGWDVKSGLPSANHYRSLGLNDVADTMTKEKLVPGA; encoded by the coding sequence ATGGCAAGGAAATTTGGCGGTTATCAGGGCAAGGGCCTGCGGGTCAATCTGAGTACGGGCCGCATCACGGTTGAAGACACCTATCAGTATCTTGATCTTATTGGCGGCACGGGCCTTGGCTACAAGGTTTTTTGGGACGAAGTACCGCCCAAGACCAAGGCTTATGACGAAGCCAACAAAATAGTTTTTGCCGTGGGGCCGCTGGCTGGCACGGGCGTTTTGTGCAGCGGACGCACGGCGGTTACAACCATCATGCCTGTTTCGTGGCCGCAGCATCTCATCGGTTCCGGTCACATGGGTGGCAACTTTGCCGAGCACCTGAAATACGCGGGCTACGACTTCCTCATTATTGAGGGCAAGGCCGAGCGCCCCGTGTGGCTGCATGTGCGCGATGGCAAGGCATGGCTCAAGGATGCCAGCCACGTGTGGGGCCAGGGCACCCGCCGCACCACCCGCGTTATCAGCGAAGAAGTGGGGGCCGACGGTACCGTTGCCGCCATCGGGCCTGCCGGTGAAAATCTGGTTCCCTATTCCGTGGTTGTCAACAGCCGCGCCCACACCGCAGGCTGCGGCATAGGGGCTGTCATGGGCTCCAAGATGCTCAAGGCCATTGCCCTTCAGGGCAGCCAGCCTGTGCACATCGCGGGCGACAAGGCCGATTGGGAAAAACTCATCAACTACCACCGCACCATCATCGGCGCCAACAACCAGCACGTGGTTCCCAACTTCCCCAGCCCGCTTTTTGAGTACTGGGATGCCGGTTCCCGCTGGGTGGGCGCGCCGGGCAAGCGCTGGGGCGCATCTGAAGCCCCCGTTACCCTTACAAACGATGTGCGTTCGCTCAACCGCATTTCGTACCGCACCAACAATGCCGCCTATTTTCTGGGCGACAACGTGTGGCAGTACACCGTGCGCAACAACGGCTGTTTCTCCTGTCCCATCCGCTGCTATACAGTGATGAAGGACGAAGACACTGCGGCAAAGTTCGGCGTCAGCCCCATCCAGTTCAATACCTGCGTGGGCATGTTTGGCGGGCGCGAATGGTTCCCCAAGCTTTCGCGCAAAAAGAGCGATCTGGCGCGTCAGGCCGGTTTTGTGGGCATTGAACTCATGGACGACCTTGGCGTGTGGGAAAACTACGGCCAGTTGTTCCGCGATTTCAGCAACATGTACGAAGACGGCATCTGGAAGCAGAAGCTCGGCGCGGACGAATACAAATCCATTCCCTGGGAAATGGTGGACGCCTGCAATCCCGAATTCATCAAGACTGCCGTGCACCGCATTGCCTACAAGGAAGGCGAATTCGGTCAGCTTCTGGGCATGGGCACTGGCTACATGATTGAAAAAATGGGTATTCCCGAAGAAAAGTGGAAGGATGACCACCGCACCGTCTACTGGAAAATGGGGCATCCCAAGCATCACGCCAACGAGGACGATGGCCAGACCGGGTGCGTCATCAACACCCAGTACAACCGCGACCCCATGTGCCACTCCAACTGCAACTTTGTGCGCAGCGGTCTGCCCATTGATGTGCAAAAGCGCCTTGCCGAGCACTTCTGGGGTTCTGCCGACGCGGTGGACGCCATCGGCGACTACAAGCCCACCAACAAGTACAAGATGATCCGCGCCAAGTGGTCCATCGAGCGCAAGGAACTGCACGACATGCTTTCATTCTGCAACTGGATGGGGCCGTGGATTTCCACCCCCAACAAGCAGGATGGCTACATGGGCGACAACAGCCTTGAGAGCAAATACTATCGCGTCCTCACCGGGCACAATCTGGACGTCAAGGAACTGGACCGCTGCGCAGAGCGCGCCTTTAACCTGCACCGCGCCTACACCGCGCGCCAGATGCAGACCACGGACATGCGCAAAAAGCACGACCAGTATCCCAACTGGCTGTTTGAAGACAAAAAGAACAAGGCTCCCTTCACCAAGGGCACCATCCGTATGGACAAGGCCGATATCGAAAAGAGCCTCGACCTGTTCTACGAAGTGCAGGGCTGGGATGTGAAATCCGGCCTGCCCAGCGCGAACCATTACCGTTCGCTGGGCCTCAATGACGTGGCCGATACCATGACCAAGGAAAAGCTGGTTCCCGGCGCGTAA
- a CDS encoding YgdI/YgdR family lipoprotein — MRKIALILALMMSTFMLTACGSKYIAVTKDYTIYIGTKKPVINPENDSVSFEDDTGKTHTIPREDLKQVRPLP; from the coding sequence ATGAGAAAAATCGCCCTGATCCTTGCCCTGATGATGAGCACCTTTATGCTCACCGCCTGTGGCTCCAAGTACATTGCCGTTACGAAGGATTACACTATCTACATCGGCACCAAGAAGCCCGTTATCAATCCCGAAAATGATTCCGTGAGCTTTGAGGACGACACAGGCAAAACCCACACCATCCCCCGCGAAGACTTGAAGCAGGTTCGTCCCCTGCCCTAG
- the nrfD gene encoding NrfD/PsrC family molybdoenzyme membrane anchor subunit, with the protein MLKPSELLKNTLGLLNTPGNIITAVILFCGAVATVMRFGWGIGAVTNLDDYYPWGLWIGFDLLCGVALAAGGFTLAAGYYIFGFSNLRSMWRPALTTAFFGYAFVIADLLYDVGQPWRLPYPVFVSQGTTSLLFTVGVCEFFYLCVMAVLWFVIPCEWLGWKKLRAMLMKLIMPLVALGIILSTLHQSSLGGLYVMVPSKMHPLWYSSWLPVYFFVSSLYAGLSMVIFEGTLAHAGMHKYMDENHAKSFDGVSLSLARGASLVMMGYFVIKIGGLTLDNGWKYVFSGYGLLWLLEMALVIVPAFMFAVGVRERRYGMIRLAAGLSVFGVMLNRMDVSLVAYNYNLPTHLKYFPSLGEITLSLFMLVGLVTVYRFVCAKMPVLRDHPDYKPEA; encoded by the coding sequence ATGCTGAAGCCTTCGGAACTGCTGAAAAATACGCTTGGCCTGCTCAACACGCCGGGCAACATCATCACCGCCGTCATATTGTTCTGCGGAGCCGTGGCCACTGTCATGCGCTTTGGCTGGGGCATCGGCGCGGTTACAAACCTTGATGATTACTACCCCTGGGGCCTGTGGATCGGCTTTGACCTCTTGTGCGGCGTGGCCCTTGCTGCTGGCGGCTTTACGCTGGCGGCGGGCTACTACATCTTCGGCTTCAGCAATCTGCGTTCCATGTGGCGGCCTGCGCTGACCACGGCTTTTTTCGGCTACGCCTTTGTTATTGCCGATCTGCTGTACGACGTGGGCCAGCCCTGGCGGCTGCCGTATCCTGTCTTTGTGTCACAGGGCACCACATCACTCCTGTTTACCGTGGGCGTGTGCGAGTTCTTTTACCTCTGCGTCATGGCGGTGCTGTGGTTTGTGATTCCCTGCGAGTGGCTGGGGTGGAAAAAACTGCGCGCCATGCTCATGAAGCTGATCATGCCGCTGGTGGCGCTGGGCATCATCCTTTCGACCCTGCACCAGTCTTCTCTGGGCGGGCTGTATGTGATGGTTCCCTCAAAGATGCACCCCCTGTGGTACTCGTCATGGCTGCCCGTGTATTTCTTTGTGTCGAGCCTCTATGCCGGGCTTTCCATGGTGATCTTTGAAGGCACGCTGGCCCACGCCGGCATGCACAAGTACATGGACGAAAACCACGCCAAGAGCTTTGACGGCGTGAGCCTGAGCCTTGCGCGGGGCGCATCGCTGGTGATGATGGGCTATTTTGTCATCAAGATCGGCGGCCTCACCCTCGACAATGGCTGGAAGTACGTGTTCAGCGGTTACGGCCTTTTGTGGCTGCTGGAAATGGCTCTGGTCATCGTGCCTGCCTTCATGTTTGCCGTGGGCGTGCGCGAGCGGCGTTACGGCATGATCCGCCTTGCGGCGGGGCTGTCTGTATTCGGGGTCATGCTCAACCGCATGGACGTGAGCCTTGTGGCCTACAACTACAATCTGCCCACGCACCTCAAGTATTTTCCCTCGCTGGGCGAGATCACGCTTTCGCTGTTCATGCTGGTGGGGCTTGTGACGGTGTACCGCTTTGTGTGCGCCAAGATGCCCGTATTGCGCGATCATCCTGACTACAAACCCGAAGCCTGA
- a CDS encoding 4Fe-4S binding protein has product MNQSADSAPEAAQPTAPAHTPLAPKPPKRRITPTLLRRGIQGAFAIFLVWVGWDFYLYVQWATGKSQAFTPKPPSVEGFLPISELMAARRLFETGMWDVVHPAGLTLFLAIALMALLFRKGFCGYICPVGLASNLLGRLGERLGLNRNPPRKLELALQAIKYIPLVLLCYFSFFAMSVDEIDSFMGAPFNMVADSSMLFFFLRASTTTLIVVGVIVAASLVARNAWCRFLCPYGAFLGILALASPVAVRRNAATCTSCRRCQRACPSAIAVHEKTRVNSPECLGCTACIEACPQKDCLHLSAARSRVPFWTVAAGCLVLLFAAYLWAVSTGHWVSEIPPGMLRRFHMIQFGG; this is encoded by the coding sequence ATGAACCAATCCGCCGATTCTGCGCCAGAGGCTGCACAGCCCACAGCGCCAGCGCATACCCCCCTCGCACCCAAACCTCCCAAACGCCGCATCACCCCCACCCTGCTGCGGCGCGGCATACAGGGCGCATTCGCCATTTTTCTTGTTTGGGTGGGCTGGGATTTTTACCTCTACGTGCAGTGGGCCACGGGAAAAAGCCAAGCGTTCACGCCCAAGCCACCCTCGGTGGAGGGCTTTTTGCCCATCAGTGAACTCATGGCCGCGCGCCGCCTGTTTGAAACCGGCATGTGGGACGTTGTGCACCCTGCCGGGCTGACGCTCTTTTTGGCAATCGCCCTCATGGCCCTGCTGTTCCGCAAGGGATTTTGCGGCTATATCTGCCCTGTGGGCCTTGCCTCCAACCTGCTGGGCCGCCTGGGCGAGCGCCTGGGCCTGAACCGCAACCCGCCGCGCAAGCTGGAGCTGGCGCTCCAGGCCATCAAGTATATTCCTCTGGTACTGCTGTGTTATTTCAGTTTTTTTGCCATGAGCGTGGACGAAATTGACTCTTTCATGGGCGCGCCATTCAATATGGTTGCTGATTCAAGCATGCTGTTTTTCTTTTTGCGGGCGTCAACCACGACCTTGATTGTGGTTGGCGTGATTGTGGCGGCCTCGCTGGTGGCACGCAATGCGTGGTGCCGTTTTCTCTGCCCTTACGGGGCGTTTCTGGGCATTCTGGCTTTGGCAAGCCCTGTGGCGGTACGCCGCAACGCGGCTACCTGTACGAGCTGCCGCCGCTGCCAGCGCGCCTGCCCTTCGGCCATCGCCGTACACGAGAAAACGCGCGTCAATTCGCCGGAATGCCTTGGCTGCACCGCCTGTATTGAAGCCTGCCCGCAAAAAGACTGCCTCCACCTTTCTGCGGCCCGTAGCCGCGTGCCCTTCTGGACAGTTGCCGCTGGCTGCCTTGTGCTGCTTTTTGCCGCCTACCTATGGGCCGTGAGCACCGGTCACTGGGTTTCAGAAATTCCCCCGGGCATGCTGCGGCGCTTCCACATGATCCAGTTTGGCGGATAG
- a CDS encoding methionine ABC transporter ATP-binding protein, whose protein sequence is MIQVTNLGKLYGSHLVLQDINMHVHEGEIFGIVGHSGAGKSTLLRCLNGLEPYQMGSVKVMGVEVASLEGTALRMLQSKMGMIFQNFNLMSRKNVFDNVAFPLSLWGVAKREERVMELLELVGLADRAKQRVQNLSGGQKQRVGIARALALNPRVLLCDEATSALDPKTTSSILDLLEDINRRLNLTIIMVTHQMEVVKRLCHSLLMLDGGKTVAMGKTENLFLSPTKEMQAMVEDEYTLIPGGTNIRLMFPREISQQSVITQMARTLGIDFSIVGGKLERYLDDVFGFLIINVQDKDLDAVLHYLKTQNLFWEILAYSENAGEQA, encoded by the coding sequence ATGATTCAGGTAACCAATCTTGGCAAGCTCTACGGAAGTCACCTTGTGCTGCAAGACATCAATATGCACGTGCACGAGGGGGAGATTTTCGGCATAGTGGGGCATTCCGGCGCGGGCAAGTCCACCTTGTTGCGCTGCCTTAACGGCCTGGAACCCTACCAGATGGGCAGTGTCAAAGTCATGGGCGTTGAAGTTGCCTCCCTCGAAGGCACGGCCCTGCGTATGCTGCAAAGCAAAATGGGCATGATTTTTCAGAATTTCAATCTCATGTCCCGCAAAAACGTGTTCGACAACGTGGCCTTTCCGCTTTCGCTGTGGGGCGTTGCCAAGCGCGAAGAGCGCGTCATGGAGCTGCTTGAGCTTGTGGGCCTTGCCGACAGGGCCAAACAGCGCGTGCAGAACCTGAGCGGCGGGCAAAAGCAGCGCGTGGGCATTGCCCGTGCGCTGGCGCTCAATCCCCGCGTGCTGCTGTGCGACGAGGCCACCTCCGCTCTTGATCCCAAGACCACTTCGTCCATTCTCGACCTGCTGGAAGACATCAACCGGCGGCTCAACCTCACCATCATCATGGTTACGCACCAGATGGAAGTGGTCAAACGCCTCTGCCACAGCTTGCTCATGCTCGACGGCGGCAAAACCGTGGCCATGGGCAAGACGGAAAATCTCTTTCTGTCGCCCACCAAGGAAATGCAGGCCATGGTGGAGGACGAGTACACGCTCATTCCCGGCGGCACCAACATCCGCCTTATGTTTCCGCGCGAAATTTCGCAGCAGAGCGTCATCACGCAGATGGCGCGAACGCTGGGCATTGATTTTTCCATCGTTGGCGGCAAGCTTGAACGTTACCTCGACGATGTTTTCGGCTTTCTTATCATCAACGTGCAGGACAAAGACCTGGACGCAGTGCTGCATTATCTGAAAACGCAGAACCTGTTCTGGGAGATTCTGGCCTATTCTGAAAACGCGGGTGAACAAGCATGA
- a CDS encoding MetQ/NlpA family ABC transporter substrate-binding protein: protein MKRLLLSLAMVLALAAPSFAAEDIVVGVTPFPHKDIMLAAKPLLAKEGYNLVIKEFTDYVQPNMALASKQLFANFFQHEPYLDNMNKEKKLDLVSIGKVHIEPLGVYSKKIKKLADLKKGNSVSVPNDPTNEARALRLLEANGVIAIKPGALVTVADITKNPLGLKFHELDAAQLPRTLDDVTASVINTNFAGEAGLVPSRDALVMEGSESPYANIIVVRNEDKDSPKAKALMKAVQSPEVKEYIQKNLLERGIVPVF, encoded by the coding sequence ATGAAACGTCTGCTTTTGTCTCTGGCCATGGTTCTGGCGCTGGCCGCCCCTTCGTTCGCTGCTGAAGACATTGTTGTCGGCGTGACCCCCTTCCCGCATAAGGATATTATGCTGGCGGCCAAGCCCCTGCTTGCCAAGGAAGGCTACAATCTGGTCATCAAGGAATTTACCGACTACGTGCAGCCCAACATGGCGCTGGCCAGCAAGCAGCTCTTTGCCAACTTCTTTCAGCACGAACCCTACCTTGACAACATGAACAAGGAAAAGAAGCTTGACCTTGTTTCCATCGGCAAGGTGCATATCGAACCCCTGGGCGTGTATTCCAAGAAGATCAAAAAGCTTGCCGACCTCAAGAAGGGCAACAGCGTTTCCGTGCCTAACGACCCCACCAACGAAGCCCGCGCCCTGCGCCTGCTCGAAGCCAACGGCGTGATCGCCATCAAGCCCGGCGCGCTCGTTACCGTGGCCGACATCACCAAAAACCCCCTTGGCCTCAAGTTCCACGAGCTTGACGCGGCCCAGCTGCCCCGCACCCTGGACGACGTGACCGCTTCGGTCATCAACACCAACTTTGCTGGCGAAGCCGGTCTGGTGCCCTCGCGTGACGCCCTTGTGATGGAAGGCAGCGAATCCCCCTACGCCAACATCATTGTTGTGCGCAATGAAGACAAGGACAGCCCCAAGGCCAAGGCCCTCATGAAGGCCGTGCAGTCCCCTGAAGTGAAGGAATACATCCAGAAGAATCTGCTTGAACGCGGCATCGTGCCTGTGTTCTAA
- a CDS encoding cytochrome c3 family protein: MRTICSTALVSACAMRFVAASAVFAVALCFSAVGVQAASAPLAGNTIYLGGQRAKELKMPVVAFDHAAHAKANACASCHAADPGVEKNSAGLPVNIMQTPVFSAFAGMNSSDPAARKEAFHAACATCHAQKGAGPSLAQCRDCHTVADAAKLPVQKPYKPQMDASLHQRHLTSGAFPVKAEPGLAPGAILAENDPQRCVTCHHAKDFSPTLPPNIDSCRTCHESGPGSALATRDAAYTPPPLRAAAHEVCMKCHASLAEQKLPHGPVDCATCHDKARFEALPRFEASPSIMTMDRPTGVVLTDKVTPPQVPLSPLYPQGPKWPTVMPAVPFDHGLHERALNCVDCHHTSVKQSCITCHTPSGDPKGKNIPLAQAMHSVTSKNSCVNCHTSLTTSAPECAGCHTPRPVSKSGSNCAFCHRAAPGVKGTMGLMLPSNLPSPQAAEKANGTAGLDALALPQSLPAQQAAQQNAKLSPSAILLPVDAAVKAAQQSADASETALASSAILLPPPDKNPAAKPDPAANAAAAKALQPAVTPPPAQSAQPAAEVADAPKLGPVSDGLPEKVRIELMSREFRPVDFAHAQHLQKLRAGIGRKAAGLQGMHAKDGLECAACHHNSPRLKEGMTPPRCVSCHPANLPAGVTTMPDGRPLLKAAYHQRCMDCHTRMKLEKPRATDCQACHIKRDPAEAPVW; this comes from the coding sequence ATGCGAACCATATGTAGTACAGCCCTCGTTTCTGCTTGCGCCATGCGGTTTGTGGCCGCCAGTGCAGTGTTTGCCGTGGCGCTGTGTTTTTCTGCTGTTGGTGTCCAGGCAGCTTCCGCGCCTCTGGCGGGCAACACCATCTACCTTGGCGGTCAGCGCGCCAAGGAGCTTAAAATGCCTGTTGTGGCCTTTGACCATGCGGCCCATGCCAAGGCCAACGCCTGTGCGAGCTGCCACGCGGCTGATCCCGGCGTGGAGAAGAACAGCGCGGGTCTGCCGGTCAATATTATGCAAACGCCTGTGTTCAGCGCCTTTGCGGGCATGAATTCCAGCGATCCTGCCGCGCGCAAGGAGGCCTTTCATGCGGCCTGCGCTACGTGCCATGCGCAAAAGGGCGCTGGGCCGTCCCTGGCGCAGTGCCGCGACTGTCACACCGTTGCCGATGCCGCAAAGCTGCCCGTCCAAAAGCCTTACAAGCCGCAGATGGACGCCTCCCTGCACCAGCGGCATCTGACCTCCGGCGCGTTCCCTGTAAAGGCGGAGCCCGGTCTGGCCCCCGGTGCAATTCTGGCGGAGAACGATCCCCAGCGTTGCGTGACCTGTCACCATGCCAAGGATTTTTCACCCACCTTGCCGCCAAACATTGATTCGTGCCGCACCTGTCACGAAAGCGGCCCCGGCTCGGCCCTTGCCACCAGGGATGCCGCCTATACGCCGCCGCCCCTGCGCGCCGCCGCGCATGAAGTGTGCATGAAGTGCCACGCTTCGCTTGCGGAGCAGAAGCTGCCGCACGGCCCTGTGGACTGCGCCACCTGTCATGACAAGGCGCGTTTTGAGGCCTTGCCCCGCTTTGAGGCCAGCCCCTCCATCATGACCATGGACAGACCCACGGGCGTGGTGCTGACCGACAAGGTCACGCCGCCCCAGGTGCCGCTTTCTCCCCTGTATCCGCAGGGGCCCAAATGGCCTACGGTCATGCCTGCCGTGCCTTTTGACCACGGCCTGCACGAAAGGGCGCTCAACTGCGTGGATTGCCACCACACCAGCGTCAAGCAGTCGTGCATCACCTGCCATACGCCCAGCGGCGACCCCAAGGGCAAGAATATTCCGCTGGCGCAGGCCATGCACTCTGTTACGTCCAAAAACTCCTGTGTGAACTGCCACACCAGCCTGACCACCTCCGCGCCGGAATGCGCGGGCTGTCATACGCCCAGGCCCGTGAGCAAGAGCGGCAGCAACTGCGCCTTCTGCCACCGCGCCGCCCCCGGCGTGAAGGGCACCATGGGGCTGATGCTGCCCAGCAATCTGCCTTCGCCTCAGGCCGCTGAGAAGGCAAACGGAACTGCCGGGCTGGATGCCCTGGCCCTGCCGCAAAGCCTGCCTGCCCAGCAGGCCGCACAGCAGAACGCCAAGCTTTCCCCTTCGGCCATTCTGTTGCCAGTGGACGCAGCGGTGAAGGCTGCGCAGCAGTCTGCCGACGCGTCAGAAACCGCGCTTGCGTCTTCTGCCATTCTGTTGCCGCCGCCGGACAAAAATCCCGCCGCAAAGCCCGACCCGGCAGCCAACGCTGCTGCGGCCAAGGCGCTGCAACCTGCTGTAACGCCGCCTCCTGCCCAAAGCGCTCAGCCAGCCGCTGAGGTGGCTGACGCGCCCAAGCTTGGGCCTGTCTCTGACGGTCTGCCCGAAAAGGTGCGCATAGAGCTTATGAGCAGGGAATTCCGCCCTGTGGACTTTGCCCATGCGCAGCATCTGCAAAAGTTGCGGGCTGGCATTGGCCGCAAGGCCGCAGGCCTGCAAGGCATGCATGCCAAGGATGGCCTGGAGTGCGCCGCCTGCCACCACAACAGCCCGCGCCTTAAAGAGGGTATGACGCCGCCGCGGTGCGTCTCGTGCCATCCCGCAAACCTGCCCGCTGGCGTAACTACCATGCCGGACGGCAGGCCCCTGCTCAAGGCTGCCTATCACCAGCGCTGCATGGACTGCCACACCCGCATGAAGCTTGAAAAGCCCCGTGCAACGGATTGTCAGGCCTGCCATATCAAGCGCGATCCGGCAGAAGCCCCGGTCTGGTAA
- a CDS encoding methionine ABC transporter permease has protein sequence MIENMSGLAAYYPLWERFLDKLPEIITATWETLDMVLLSTLFSLISGFLLAILMIVTNPIGLKPNRSVYQAVDFVVNLLRSFPFIILLIALIPFTRFVVGTSIGSAAAIVPLTIAAAPFVARLIETCFLEVDRGVIEAARSFGASNTQIIFRVLIPEALPSIVLNVAVIAITLLGYSAMAGTVGGGGLGDLAVKYGYNRFQVDIMVYSVIILCLLVLLIQGVCNFLYKILR, from the coding sequence ATGATTGAGAACATGAGCGGCCTTGCGGCCTACTACCCGCTGTGGGAGCGGTTTCTGGACAAGCTGCCGGAAATTATTACGGCAACGTGGGAAACGCTGGACATGGTGCTGCTCTCCACGCTGTTTTCGCTCATTTCGGGCTTTTTGCTGGCTATCCTCATGATCGTCACCAATCCCATCGGCCTCAAGCCCAACCGCTCGGTGTATCAGGCTGTGGATTTTGTGGTCAACCTGCTGCGCTCGTTCCCCTTTATCATTCTGCTCATTGCGCTCATTCCCTTTACCCGTTTTGTGGTGGGCACCTCCATTGGCAGCGCGGCGGCCATAGTGCCGCTGACCATCGCCGCAGCCCCCTTTGTGGCGCGGCTTATCGAAACCTGCTTTCTTGAGGTGGACAGGGGCGTTATTGAGGCTGCGCGGTCTTTTGGGGCCAGCAACACGCAGATCATCTTTCGCGTGCTGATTCCTGAAGCATTGCCTTCCATTGTGCTGAACGTGGCTGTTATCGCCATTACGCTGCTGGGTTATTCGGCCATGGCCGGAACCGTTGGCGGCGGCGGGTTGGGCGATCTGGCCGTCAAATACGGCTACAACCGCTTTCAGGTCGATATCATGGTGTATTCGGTCATTATTCTTTGCCTTCTCGTGCTGCTCATTCAGGGCGTCTGCAATTTCTTGTACAAGATTTTGCGCTAG